TGCACTGTGAATTTCACTGATTAACCAGTTACTGTTGtggagtcagctagtgtaaatattgaaattatttaatgtatttaataatttcggtttctctagcctacctctctcagttttaagaattgtatctagaagcttgtgtctgaaagtcaaggTAAAGTGTGTCAAAAGTGTTTAAATACTAAAATCGTGAATAGACCTTGgaataaagtgtaaacaaattcaactgtgctgtttatatgtgtgtgtaatgtttgtgacgatggtgacaatacactttgacatgcacaaaatcacactttatataaataatcttaacttaaaataatttattttaaactacagatggaatttgttactaCTCTCAACTTCAAAGCATATAACAATTCTTTCACATGTGTGAATTATCTTTAcaatcaaatgttaattatttggatgttatttattttaactaacttcagtccggtagagcttggactactgggtacgtaacttgcagtaccagtcaaccaaaatagcaatacgttattccaatatcaaattccatctataATCGTTAATACTATCTAGATCaggatcgcgattccggaatttgatttgtaaatctaaagatgaacaagttattCGGTTTCCTTTACAAAGAATATTCAATATACTATAACAGATTCTAGTTCTGCGAAAAATGTTTGTCTTGTTGAAATTGTAATTCGTTAGGGTACTTCTatattcagcgagtcttcgggtgatggggtaagggaccaaaccttgctgcaggatacccacaagacgtgtaggttctcggagaatcCTTGGTTCGACTCATTCAGGACTGCGACgttggtgttgctcctccgtcctctagcgtgcggcaggaatacgcgctgtcacgactccatccttcagactatgggctgcaactgggctggactgcgcgacggtcatccttcccgggctcgaactgcgacttttcaatcttcaacaggattcttctttcttcggaaTTGTAAACGGCATTtaatcttcgtagtttcaaagcaaattaaagcCATTTGACGATCTCTTGAACATGGATATttgtcgacttctcttcttaagtatatttaaaatcttGATGTCCGAGTCTTATCTTCGTCgattaaaattactattttctttaaaatctcagttaatattggcattaataaccattttcaatcttctataaatattcaattataaatcaatgtcaaaatcgttgcgttctagctgttgtcttaatcaagtctcaatttgttctaaaagaatattttccccgtcactagtaaacgattttctttagtttgttgttaaaacaaaaactagtaaaattactaaccattactgacgtgttcatctttaaattaatagtggttaaaaaaaatactgctatgctagccttgacaatattttaaaataaaaattaacatagagtaatacatagacaaaacgataaccaaagaaattttaaGTCTGAATCaatcatagattacaaatataaaaatacggaataaaatgtaattaaacaaaatgaatattaaaggaaattaaatatttactttctataaagaataaatattgcctttatactgTCAGCCAATATTTTagccatatatatattttttaaattgtagcatcaaaaaatacatatacaacCTGGAATATATAATTCCTAGATATATCGGTCCTGTTGTTCACTTGGGAAGATggaactaatgaaaaaaaaaaattgccttcacCATCACTTCATCACAATCAAAcagataatttttattcatatttatacAGGAACATACACATCACATGTTAAagacattacaaaaaaattaaaacaattgcaCTATTAAATTCAGCCTGATAAAAACATTTGGTAAATATTTTCTTATCAAAAAAATCCATGTTTCACAATATGCAACACGTTTAACTGGAGACGTAAGTCTGGCCTTACGAGGCACTGTATCAGGATGTCTCACAACAATAATATACTAATTAAAAAAAGCAACAGGGGCAAAGTGAACTGTCTACACTACGAATTAGCTGCCTGGAAGCAAGAATGTACACCAAGTCCTTACCACAATTATTAATGCAGGTAAAAAGACTTGATGTTTTGTCAAAAttacaaacaacaaaataaaccAATGAACAAAAAGTCTCATCAATAGCAGCAAGTGGTAGTAAAACAACGTAAATCGTCATCACTgtacacaaaataaaacaaaatggaaACACAGCACACATCATTTGTGTATTGAGACATGTCCTAGAATTCTTTACTttggggcatgtattttttgcaaAAAGATGTGAACGCTCATTAGATTGCAAAAAAAGCATGCCCGCCCCCGcagttcttccttgtgattggcggccgtctgcaagagaagctattgcCCGATTCGGCCTGGCCATTCCGAACGCATTTGCTTTCGCAAAGAATGGCCATGATTTGTGTACCTGCTGTATACACGCATCTGAGAGAAACTCAGCCTACCACGAAAACAATGTTTTACCACACAGCCAGTCTAATAAATCTTATTTCAAAAAATGCATGCCCTTAAGTATACTCCAAACAAATTTATACTTCACATACGtaatataaattcaaataaaattgatGCAAAAATACATACTAATGCAGCTTCcactaaaatatttataagtaCAAATATATAGGATAATATATCTCaacatttctatttttttttttttaatttgttaacagCTTACGTTGCCAGAATTTCCTCATTGAGTATAGCACAATTTAACAAATAATACTATTTAGGGACTTGAAGCACTGAGTACGACggccaacagcagcagcagcagcaggagaCTGCCGCGCCCCGCGGATGTGCGCCTGCCCGCGGACGAGAGCTCGTCCAGCAGCGACTGGGGCAGGTCCGTGTAGATCCTGTCCCGGCCCACGGCCCTCAGCAGGTCCCGCAGGCCCCTCACGTCCACGGGGTCCGCCCCGGTGCCCCACAGGGTGAGCGTGCGGTCGCTCACCCCCGACACCTCCAGGATCTCGGGCAGCGTGTCCAGGGACATGGAGGCCAGCCCCACCTGCACGGGGAAGCTGACGGGCTGCGTCACGTTGCTGCGCACCAGCAGGTCCTTCATGGCCGAGACGTGCTCCGCGGAGTAGCTGCCGTTGGTGACGTCCCCCCCGAAGCGCACCTTCCAGCCGGGCGAGAGCGTGGCCCCCGGGAAGAGCTCCCTGCTCCGCCCCAGGAACACCTGGGGGTCCACCACCTGCCCCGTGCTGTTCACCGGCCCCAGGAGGATGTCTGCGTTCAGCCACAGCGGGACCGTCAGCTGCAACAAGCAATCGACTCTTCAGCCACTCTCCGTCATCTCTCAATCCTTTACTTTGAAACCATTTGACCATAGTTGAagacaaatatttttatgaagGAATGGTAAtcaaaaattgggaaaaattcaGTACAGATCGAATAAATATgaacattacatattttttttaaactttgcaaagtataattttcaaaattgtgaTACAAAAGTAGATATTGCAACTACTCAGCAATGTTTccttgtgtgatttttttttttacagtgcaatAGATCTCCACTGTAGATAGGCTGGTCATTGCTTGGAACATACTCGCAGAGCAAGTCATGTTAATTTGTGATTTGGCCACTCTAACCACTGCTGTTAATCATCTTCACATCAAAGATGGGTTGCAATCATGCAAATACCAATGtccaggtttttttaaaaaacatatcaTGCGTGTAGCCCTACACCATTAATCAATCAGCAGCCATTTGTTAAAGAAAATAGTTATGATGCCTCCACTAAAAGTCAGTCGCAAGTCAGGTTCACAGTAACTGTGCTCACCGCGACTGAAAGACCTGGGTTACGAGCTACCCGCTGGGCAGGTGAGGCTGGCCACATCTTGAGGAGTCCCACGGAACATACATCACCACGTAAGGGGTTGCCACAAAGTTATATGCATTACGGCTTTTCCATTTACTTCCAAAAAACTGCTAACAATCGCCTCCATCCTACAATCAGGGACTATGAAAAAGGTTTTCAATGAACAATCCTGCCAAATGTACGTACTATCTGAGATACAGACTGAGTCAATCTCACAGGAAATGTGAAGACATGACAAGTAACCAAAAATAACAAAGGCATGATGCAAATACATTAATGAAGAAGTTACAAATTCTAGTTAATTGTTCTAGTTGTTGACGAAGTATAATGAATAAGTGCATGCATTATAAGATGAAGATACTGATTTCAAGCAAGCATTATAAGATTAAGGTAGTGATTTCAAGCATGCATAAGACAAAGTACTGACCCCATAAATTTTGTCGTTTAAAACAGTCATAACAAGCATAAGCCaagtttaagttaaaaaaaagtgacaCTCTGTTGACATACATATGTGTCAGGAAACAATTCCAAAACATTCAGACTACAGCTGGAATAAACAATGCATTAATttatattagtgatgggtcaaatcccaatttctCAAATCCGAAACTCAAAGAGTACTTATAAGTTAAAATTACAATCTTGGGGagtggtaacaggataggtatgaagaaaaaaattgacctgATAAATttaagaggttatcagtgttgaattttttaatttaccttatttcctctaatatttttcttaaaatattttttcctcgaatattgaatccttcaaaTACTATGGATTTGATGGTGTTTGAGGATTTGATCGGCCCATCACTAATTTCTATTTCTTTGATGAGTCAACCAACCACAAGGAAGTCAGACACTTACATTGCTTTTGTATGAGTGAAGAGTTGCCAATGACTTGTTGAATACTTCAGTGGTTTTGAAATCCAGCTTGATTCCAACGTTGTTCACACTGATCACTCTGGCCAAAAAGTCGTCCAGACTCAAGTCTGACACACACTCCGCATCGGGAGCTTCTGGGTGACACATTATCGGAATATCTTTCCTCGTGTCATTGCCTCTAATTAGTGTTCCGATCATCACGTCAGCTTCTAGCATCATTACTTTATCTGAAAGCAATAAAAACAAATCAGAACACTTATAGCTTTTTAAACATTGTGTTCTGCACACAAAAAGACCAAtgtttaacacacacacacacacacacacttggtGAAATTTATAACAATGCACATGCTGTGGTCATTATCAAAGCTATTATTCGTTAGGCAAGAGAGTTCCAAGCAATCAATTATGAAACTGCCATTATGTAAGTCAGAGCAATGTTCCGAGATGGAATCTAGGGTGATGAGTAAAATGATGTACGTACGTAATTCTTGTTTCTACTTGGACAGCTACACTAGTCAGTCACTAGGGCTCCATGTCCCGCCAGCGCAGGGCAGGAGAGTTGCGGGAACCTCCACACATTCTTGGAAACCATGGAAAATTAACCTCAGCACGGCTGGACCAAGTTTTGAATCGGAAACCTGTCCAGCAATAGACTAACTTCCTACCACTGAGACATCTTGCTTGGTTCGTCTGTTTCAAATTACAATCGCTGATAATAAATTAGGACAGAGTTGGCCAGTCTGTTATCTTTATGTATCTGTTACGCGCACTGTGTGTGCATTACGCGATACATTGGTTACACAGGTTTTATCTGACGAGCTGACAGTACATAACAGTTATGTTTCATGAAACTATGTTATCGAACTTCCGGGGCTGATGAGTAACTAGGCTCTAGTCAGTCAGCAGGGGCCACCAGCGTCACGGCGCCCGGCAAGCAGCAAACACAGCGGACTATTCACGAGCTGGAGGATGTCGGAGGGATGCTACCTCGAGGAACACCGTAGTGGGAGAAGCGCTGTACCAACACGCTACTAACGGCCGAGTCTGGCGGCTCGCGCGAGGCAGGACGTGCTACAGGAGAGCGATGGTCCAGGCAGCTGTCTGGCTCGGGCCTCTCTCTGCAGGACTCGCTAGTGTGCAGATCAAGTCAGCATcacaatatattaatattctataTTTTTACATCTATAATAATTACTTCAGCATAAATATGGCCCAGAAAAGTTAAGTTGGTtagtaaatgattttttttttcagttctaaAACCATGTTGAAAATccaatagagatttttttttttaaaagttgaaaccaagattttaaaatataaatttatcaaCAACTTTGGAAAACCCATTATAAGTGATAAGTGCCTATAGCTTCAAACAAGGCTTGCTACCTTTCTCATGTATCAGAATCACTTTTTCATTTACTAGGGTATAAACCACCAGTAACACTACATTCAAAAATATACTCCAGGAAAGAATCCAAAAGGATAGAACATCACgttataataaaatgaaatattagtcTGCATACGCATGCAATGAATCACATCACATTATTTTAGATCACAGGCTACAAGAGTGGGTCAACTCTCTGTACaggaaaaatataatatattattatatccaacacatttgtattcttatttgaaatcattaataaaattaatgctCTATCTCAATTAGTTTATTAATAgtcttaagaaaaataaaaatttttcattagaTATTCAGGTGTCCacaccttatatatatatatatatatatatatatatatatatatatatatatatatatatatatatacacacacacacacacacatatatacacacacacacacacactatatatatattgacgccgtccgggcctgcggcccctttgagcccgatatgccaccgcccaaacgcCACCATCTgatcaaacctcccgctcgtgtgtgcgtgtgttgcaaactacagcaagagggtgcttagctgcagtgcgccgcacccctaaaatatataaataaatattgtaatcctttttcttttTGCCCCAAAAcagtgtcacgacggctatgcatgtgagtgtcgtttatttaactaattcatgatgttttgttaattattaagtgcaagcacgaacaaggacgctccctagcgggcgacggaggaactagcatgcaacttcatttgaaccattttatatcatataagtaattattacagacggtctgggcaTGGATGTAATgtactaatttttgtaaaaggatTGATGTATTTTCcaatagtaacccggggcacgccacagctaagttgtaacggtaattgtgttcggcgcgaagggcgccatgttgcctcccgcaagccatgagctcagcccagtctccttctacagccggccgagagcggacgtctctgtcgacaccccgaggacatcaccgttgtttcaccgagtagtagttctgtaaattaatttaaccaaatcgtttttttttcatcctcggggcctctctcggtcggagagactgcataattaataattatttactctccggagttttctcTCAACTGTGTAgtaagtaacggcttgaggcggccacgtgcgtggttcacctcctcacctaatctgattcgtgcctcgggcgtttatagctgtatcaacggaggatcgtgtaaggacgtgtaccgtgagtaaaTAAAACCAATTAACTGAGTCACGTGTTTTGTGCTCGGGGgaccacgtgggtccttaacctggtcagcggcgtgtgggacgccctgagagcccactgcgataattaggagcatgcccgacgctgagagcgggcttagttagagacaggagctgcgtataacatctggagggctaatatctcgccgcacacgggccacgtaacgccctgagtagagtctttcagccgggtccacgtgcccactcacgtggtggcgcccattaatttccaccgaTATTCCCACCTCAACACCGTTACGCcctcaataaatatatatatatatgacacacGAAGGATGTCTGTAAAGTAAGTACAGtttggtcatttaaaaaaaattcttaaaaaaaagtttttatagaaAGTTCTAGTTTACaacatatctacttcacattttcgcCCGAGAATGGAACTGACATCTCGGCCGTAGGCAATGCGTGTAGTAAAGTACCGGCACTCggtaaacatctccggaaaacaTTTAAGTGATCTCCGTACTAGAGTCAAAAAATGATGGCTACTGTTTCTTGAAATGAAAAAAGGCATGTTTCGATGACTTAATAAAATGTGGGTCAACAATTACcacaaaaattacataattacgaTTGcaaactggtttaatttccaggcagCAAaattctatgcagaggggttaaagaaactgatgCAGTGTTACAAAAAGTGCTCGGAACTGAGTggtgactatgtgaaaatgtgaagtagatttATAGTTAactaaaactgccaataaaatatttttctcaagagatttttttaatgaccaaatggTACTTACTTTACAGACATCCCtcatgtgtatgtatgtgtataaacacacaaatatatacaCTGCCCGATGTGCGACTCACCGATACAAATTCTAACCCCTTCCAGATGAACTAGAAACTTGAAATTTGGCTGGTTTATAGATCTTGATACCGAAACCAACATAAAAATTCcagaaagtataatttttaaactgaaatcctagaaaaaaaaaaacttaccaatTGGTACATTATAGTACTGTTATAGAACAATTGTCATGGCAACACCATTTTTCGAATTCCTGTTGTGATTTATAAGCATTTGCTTATGAGGATGAAAAGCTAGCAACTGTATAGcagtacaaaaaaataatccaaattgaaataattaaaattgccACACACCCTGAAACTTGGTGCAGAACTGTGCACTGTGGCCGACAGGTAGAACGTAGGAAAATGCGGATTGCACCGTTGATTGGATTTGGTGAGATCCACCATTTATCCCATGATGATTTGTCATGTCTCAGTCGGTGATTACTCAAACTGAGATTTTTTTGTACTAACAAAaagttaatagttttttttacgtatttttctgatcaatcaattttttacaataatttaattaagGGTTTATGTATGTTCATTCCTTTTCCGGTGGCACGCTTTATTTAAGTACACGTTAACCGCCGTTGGCCGGATGCGAGTGGTAGACCCGCCTAGAGGCGGTCGGTCGCAGTCGCTGCCTGAGGTAAGGAGCTTCCCGCGCCCGTCGTCTGCAACTACCACTACTACTGATCCGCGTCCATCTGGCCATTTCATTtatataaatcattttatttaactTCAGGACTTACCTCGGGCAGTACACtgttctatttaagttttatttaattaacatttcAGTGTGTTTTGTGCACGTGGCCACGCGGGGAGATGACTTCGAGAGCCTACCTTAttgtgtgttttaataaatagTGTGACCCCCGCTGAGAGGGGACGTACTGGGGGAAACAGGCCTCGCtgcacacgggcgacgtcacggccctgagactAGAGTccccgggtccacatgcccgtgACACGTGTGGGGGCGCCCTACGTGTGAAGCCaagtactacacgcccaagccaactgtggtcccgggaaaaatgtgaactacccaaggtcagacggacccctccctccgtcgtcatcccttccaccacactgtcccctcctttccctagtccgcctcaaggctCGGAGCGaatcatgtcgcgggtgggacggcaagtagagttgttaccatacccctcctcattccccacccctctctcactgcgacactagcgctaccgtcactcccctcctcgggatcacagttggcttgggcgtgtagtacttATATCTGAAAATCTGAACCCCCTTTGCGACCGCAAACTGTTCCAGGGATGTGAACACCGACAACTATCCCGAGGAATGCTTTCGTAAAAGGTTGACTGTGGTCGTCACTTCACCAGGAACATGatcaaccagtttttttttacagtagctATATACTTACTTAATGTAATGGTAACTGCATCAAAAACATGTAAAGACACGTTTCTCTCAAATTTATTGTGACAAACTGGGCCTGTGATACCCAAGCATGTCAATGATTAAAACACAAGCAATGTACTATGATTAGTTATGGAAAACACTTGGATTGATACAAATATGACAAGAaaactttttgtttttaaatttaggcaaaaaaaaaatcctgcattgattttaatatttttttttcctgacataTTTCCATTATAACTGTGAAAGCCTATAACTAATATTCACTTGCTTGTCCTTTATAATAAGTAAAATACatgattttaagtttaaaaaatccaATAAACACAAAGCTACATTAGTTTAAATGATATGGAAAATAAAGAATCAAAGTTTTACTTTATAATATACCTAAACCATATTAATTTTATCTCAGAAACAGCAAGTTTAAGTATTTCGTTAATTGGCAGCAGGAATGACGTGACTACATACGCGTAGTTTATATATTATGATCTAGATAGTAGCTCAAGCATTGCTAGTTACTTGAACTATTTTTCCAGTCTACTCCTATTATGGACAAACTTAATGttcattaaacattttttcccctttaactATGACATGAATGTAGTTTGTGAAGATTACAAAAGCTGTAAATGCAAAAATTTTGTAGGCAGACATTCCAAGTATAGATGACAGCTAAATTATAGTAAGATTCTGACAATGATAACAAACCAAAAATGTTTATGACACACGCACAAATGGTACTTAAAAGTATACAAAAATGCATGATTATAATCATTAAACTAACTTAGCTTTCAATTCAGAACAGATTTTAAGTTATGTTATTCACTATAACTCACTAACCAATGTGTATTTGTAATAatgttattatattaatatttggaACCACTTAactgttttaagtatttatggcAGCATTAAAATACATCCCACCTTTTtaagatgtaatttatttaaacagAAAGGAACAGTGGAATAATATTGTGCATGCTTATttcatacaaaataattaattcaatgacttaaatataattaatcccAAAAGTCTAAGTTTTGGAATGTTGATAAAATGCAACTAGAATTGCAACTCAGGTTTATGGATATTTATTAAAGTATTTCATCGGCCAGAAAATGTGGTGAATTGCGCCCTAAGTAAGTTTGCACGGTTGTGTGGTAAATGACCAGATTTCAGGAGCATGCAACACTATATAATAATGTTGTCAGTGAGGTCATTTGAGACTGAGGACAGGGGCATATCGCAAGGCACCACCCCAGTGTTTGCCTGGAGTGGTTTCCAGAACCATGACTAGCGATACGAACCAGAATCCTACGGAATGCAGGCCAGTGCCTTACCACTGCGCTGCCTTGCTCAAAGCAACACAACAAAGCAACCAATAATCAATCTTACTGATTAAACTGAAACGTGCAATAAAAAACATTTCAtgcaaaacaaaaccataaagcTTACATGCCAGCATGAACAGCATTCTGCACAATGCAATATAACTGTCACTGCTCAACGTGCATGCAACACTGTCACGATCAATGCTCTTCGTGCATGATACTActtcaaaactattatttttggcaatttgttaataaataatataccaaAGTCACTGATCTTTGAAGAACAGACATTTAGGAGTTCACGCCACAAACTGGAGGCACTGCAAAGGCCACGAGAGTTTCTCTACccactcaccactcaccgctcaccactcaccactcaccgctcaccactcaccactcaccgctcaccgctcaccactcaccgctcaccactcaccactcaccactcaccgctCACCACTCACCGCGAGGGGGGATTGTGAAGAGGTCTTCTGGAAAGCAACAAATATCGCATGTTTCGTGAAATACGTCAGCACTGTCTTTACAAATAACGTAAAACTCACCAAagcaaaagaatttttttttaacaactaagTATAAACCTATCTAAGGGATAAAATGTAAATGTGTAATTTTCATGAAAGATTATTTTCGAACTATGTAAGGCTGCAGACAGTCTGAGAGCGCGCGTTTACAGCACCCCTCCCCCTGGCATTAAGAAGCCCCTCCCTGAGGCAACCTGCTTGCACTTTCAAACGCATTACTGTGGAATGGGTTCGATAAACGTAAatatcaaaactatgttttatatgGGAAACTTTCAGCAAATTTTAAAGGTTTTCTGTTTATTGTATGCATATAGGACAAAATATGAGCAGTAGCGTGAAGCATACCAGCACACTATCCAGattccagagatgacttgtgtctgtTAC
The window above is part of the Bacillus rossius redtenbacheri isolate Brsri chromosome 13, Brsri_v3, whole genome shotgun sequence genome. Proteins encoded here:
- the LOC134538531 gene encoding protein FAM151B; translation: MDAIISVLIICSVMEAVSLQKIPSVREFFPAVRNDLTKVTWAHAVNSIEKFQKALEDKVMMLEADVMIGTLIRGNDTRKDIPIMCHPEAPDAECVSDLSLDDFLARVISVNNVGIKLDFKTTEVFNKSLATLHSYKSNLTVPLWLNADILLGPVNSTGQVVDPQVFLGRSRELFPGATLSPGWKVRFGGDVTNGSYSAEHVSAMKDLLVRSNVTQPVSFPVQVGLASMSLDTLPEILEVSGVSDRTLTLWGTGADPVDVRGLRDLLRAVGRDRIYTDLPQSLLDELSSAGRRTSAGRGSLLLLLLLLAVVLSASSP